The Arachis hypogaea cultivar Tifrunner chromosome 16, arahy.Tifrunner.gnm2.J5K5, whole genome shotgun sequence genome contains a region encoding:
- the LOC112756875 gene encoding uncharacterized protein, with product MADNGVPQFTQAELMAQMAELQAEVKRLAELSARNSANQIGEGSSKRSSQGAPDLLIADPPKERLTLDNPFSEEITNFQMPKHFTLPSSLEPYKEIGDPRAHIKKFQSMMFFNGPNNEPVLCRAFPTYLDGAALLWFSKLPAGSISSFEELAKSFIDYFAAARIYVHGSDYLGTIRQGPQESLKDYLTRFAEATMEIPDLDPAVHLHALKAGLRPGKFRETIAITKPKTLEEFRERAAGQMEIEELREANKTERKPIREEERSMRSTHNREVGKTFKLTPKFDNYTRFNTRREKIIKEILNAKIIKPPIRAGSYQDQRFVDKTKHCAFHKKYGHTTDECIIAKDLLERLARQGLLDKYIEGRKHKEDDRGREERQPTSVNKEKWPNNNLPKAVINCISGGFAGGGETTSARKRSYRAMLAIEGASPPNKSDAPDLEITFNKADMCSAAPHLDDPVVISIQTGDLLVRKVLLDPGSSIDVLFHSTFLKMNLSEKLIQPSSGELVGFSGERVPIKGYIWLKTTIGANASFRTLDIQYLIVDCNSPYNIILGRPALNMFRAVISTFHLCVKFQAQDGKIATIHSDRQQARQCYNSCLKRSDNRGRQHEIKSVQTREEVLSLAELDPRGDTQERPQPTDELQKIRLTSKPEQVTYIGQALQGQERSDLVKLLRANADLFAWTPADMPGISPEIICHKLATNPSSRPIAQKKRNLGTEKSKAALEETNLNKACPKDAYPLPCIDKLVDNASGFESLSFMDAYSGYNQILMHPEDQSKTAFITEHGNFCYRVMPFGLKNAGATYQRLMDKVFHHQIGRNMEIYVDDMVAKTKREKSHCEDLKEIFGQLRIYNMRLNPEKCAFGVKGGKFLGFMLTSRGIEANPEKCSAILNMESPKTIKEVQQLAGRVAALSRFLPAASSRAYHLFQTISKNKKFHWTEEGEKAFSELKAILATPPVLQRPEIGNPLYLYLSVSNYAISSTLVLETGKTQQPVYFVSRVMQPTEQRYPKIEQLALALITTARRLRHYFQSHTIIVRTNHPLRQILTKPELAGRLTKWSIELSEFDIQFQTRSALKAQVLTDFITEMTPHDHIETWELHVDGASSREGSGAGMILKEGNKVVAEQALQFHFPASNNQAEYEALIAGLKLALSHKATNLTAHCDSLLVVQQIRGEFQVKDPLLEQYWLIAKDLISNFSSFTILHVHREQNVRADILSKLAATRADTQTSTLSQHTLTKPSIELLCIENINHLHDWRKPFLEYICTGALPRDELHPQQFKRKASFYTKISGELYRRGFSQPLLRCLDQNQAREVMNEVHEGVCGNHIGGRALAAKIIRTGYYWPTIKRDCIAKVKTCGKCQKHEAISTKPAEVLHSMEVSWPFYRWGLDILGPFPTAPGQVKFLLVSIDYFSKWIEAQPLAKIRAEKVRSFIWRNIICRFGIPKEIISDNGRQFTDSKLGLFLKNFNIQHRFSSVEHPQTNGQAEAANRVVLQAIKKKLDNAKGEWAEFIPEVLWGYNTTIHNTTGETPFKLVYGSEALIPIEVGLPTLRTELYDEQQNLKARSAELDLAEEDREIAAIKQRAQKKIIERKYNRKVIPRIFNKDDLVLRRTEEARRPPAHGKLAANWEGPFRVTKVLGKGAYQLQTLQGNAIPGNWNISSLKMYMS from the exons ATGGCTGACAACGGAGTCCCTCAATTCACACAGGCCGAACTCATGGCCCAAATGGCGGAACTTCAAGCGGAAGTCAAAAGACTAGCCGAACTATCAGCACGAAATAGCGCCAACCAGATAGGCGAGGGAAGTTCCAAAAGATCTTCCCAGGGCGCACCTGACCTGCTGATCGCTGACCCACCGAAAGAGAGACTAACCTTGGACAACCCGTTTTCCGAAGAAATCACAAATTTTCAAATGCCAAAACATTTCACACTCCCCTCCTCACTTGAGCCGTATAAGGAGATTGGTGACCCCCGGGCTCACATTAAGAAATTTcaatctatgatgttttttaacggTCCTAACAATGAACCTGTACTTTGCAGGGCATTCCCGACATATCTTGACGGAGCAGCTTTGCTTTGGTTCTCAAAACTGCCTGCAGGTTCAATCTCATCATTTGAAGAGCTGGCGAAGTCTTTCATTGATTACTTCGCCGCAGCAAGAATATACGTCCACGGATCAGATTACCTCGGCACGATCCGCCAAGGTCCGCAGGAGAGCCTAAAAGATTACCTGACCAGGTTTGCAGAGGCGACCATGGAAATACCCGACCTAGATCCGGCTGTCCATCTCCATGCGCTTAAGGCCGGCCTCCGACCTGGCAAATTCAGAGAAACGATCGCCATCACCAAACCGAAGACACTGGAGGAGTTCAGGGAAAGGGCAGCCGGACAAATGGAAATTGAAGAACTAcgcgaggccaacaaaacggaaaGGAAACCCATAAGGGAGGAGGAACGATCAATGAGATCGACCCACAACAGGGAGGTCGGCAAAACGTTCAAGCTCACTCCGAAGTTTGACAATTACACCAGATTCAACACAAGAAGGGAAAAGATAATCAAGGAAATACTCAATGCCAAGATTATAAAACCCCCAATAAGGGCAGGCAGTTACCAAGACCAGAGGTTTGTAGACAAAACCAAACATTGTGCTTTCCATAAAAAATACGGACACACCACCGACGAATGCATAATAGCCAAAGACCTTTTGGAAAGGCTTGCACGGCAAGGCCTATTGGACAAATACATTGAGGGGAGGAAGCATAAGGAAGACGACCGAGGCAGGGAGGAAAGGCAACCAACTTCAGTAAACAAGGAAAAGTGGCCAAACAACAACCTACCCAAGGCAGTCATAAACTGCATCTCCGGGGGATTCGCTGGAGGTGGCGAAACAACATCGGCCAGGAAACGGAGTTACCGAGCCATGCTAGCCATAGAAGGAGCCTCACCTCCAAACAAGAGCGACGCACCAGATTTAGAGATCACCTTCAATAAAGCGGATATGTGCTCGGCCGCCCCACACCTGGACGACCCGGTCGTAATTTCTATCCAGACAGGCGACCTACTGGTAAGAAAGGTCCTTTTGGACCCAGGTAGCAGCATAGACGTACTTTTTCATTCTACATTTTTAAAGATGAACTTATCTGAAAAACTCATACAACCCTCCTCCGGAGAACTGGTAGGATTCTCCGGAGAAAGGGTACCCATAAAAGGTTATATATGGCTTAAAACGACAATAGGTGCAAACGCATCATTCCGAACACTTGATATACAATACCTGATTGTCGATTGCAATAGTCCTTATAACATTATCCTCGGGAGACCTGCTCTGAACATGTTCAGAGCAGTAATATCAACTTTCCACCTATGTGTTAAGTTTCAGGCACAGGACGGAAAAATAGCAACGATCCATTCAGACCGCCAACAAGCTCGGCAGTGTTATAACTCTTGCTTGAAAAGGTCGGATAACAGAGGAAGACAACATGAGATCAAATCAGTACAAACCAGAGAGGAAGTCCTTTCCCTAGCCGAACTCGACCCCAGAGGAGACACACAAGAGAGACCACAACCAACTGACGAACTCCAAAAAATTCGACTAACGTCCAAACCAGAGCAAGTAACATACATAGGTCAAGCACTACAAGGGCAAGAAAGGTCGGATCTCGTAAAGCTGCTAAGAGCCAACGCAGACTTATTCGCCTGGACCCCAGCAGATATGCCGGGCATAAGTCCGGAGATCATCTGTCACAAACTCGCCACCAATCCTTCGAGCCGACCCATAGCCCAGAAGAAAAGAAACCTAGGAACAGAGAAATCAAAGGCAGCCCTGGAAGAGACCA ATTTGAACAAAGCATGTCCTAAAGACGCCTACCCTTTACCATGCATTGATAAACTTGTAGACAACGCTTCAGGTTTCGAAAGCttaagcttcatggatgcatactcaggGTATAATCAAATACTAATGCATCCTGAAGATCAAAGCAAGACAGCATTCATAACCGAACATGGAAACTTTTGTTATCGTGTAATGCCATTTGGCttaaagaatgcaggtgcgaCCTATCAACGCTTGATGGACAAAGTCTTCCATCACCAAATAGGACGCAACATGGAgatatatgtggacgacatggtCGCGAAAACCAAGAGAGAAAAATCGCACTGTGAAGACCTCAAGGAAATATTTGGTCAACTACGAATTTACAATATGAGACTGAACCCCGAGAAGTGTGCCTTCGGAGTAAAGGGGGGAAAGTTTCTCGGATTCATGCTCACATCCCGAGGAATCGAGGCGAACCCTGAAAAATGTTCAGCAATACTCAACATGGAAAGCCCTAAAACGataaaagaggtacaacaactcgcAGGAAGGGTAGCTGCGCTATCCCGATTCCTCCCCGCTGCATCAAGCCGAGCATATCACCTCTTCCAAACGATATCAAAGAACAAAAAATTTCATTGGACAGAGGAAGGCGAGAAAGCATTTTCCGAGCTCAAAGCGATCTTAGCAACACCACCCGTTCTACAAAGACCAGAAATCGGTAACCCTTTATATTTATACTTATCTGTTTCAAACTATGCTATAAGCTCGACCCTCGTTCTCGAAACAGGAAAAACACAACAGCCAGTGTACTTCGTCAGCAGAGTCATGCAACCAACCGAGCAACGATATCCGAAGATAGAACAACTCGCCCTTGCACTGATAACAACAGCAAGGAGACTCAGACACTACTTCCAAAGCCACACAATAATAGTAAGGACGAATCATCCACTGAgacaaatattgacaaaaccagAACTGGCGGGACGGTTGACCAAATGGTCAATTGAACTCTCAGAGTTCGACATTCAGTTTCAGACAAGATCGGCCCTCAAGGCACAAGTTCTCACCGACTTCATCACAGAGATGACCCCACACGATCACATTGAAACATGGGAATTGCACGTAGACGGGGCGTCAAGTCGAGAAGGAAGCGGGGCTGGAATGATATTAAAGGAAGGAAATAAGGTGGTAGCCGAGCAAGCCCTCCAATTTCACTTCCCGGCAAGCAATAATCAGGCCGAGTATGAAGCCCTCATAGCGGGATTAAAGCTCGCCCTAAGCCACAAAGCAACGAACTTAACGGCACATTGCGATTCCCTTCTAGTGGTCCAACAAATCCGAGGAGAATTCCAGGTAAAAGATCCCTTGCTAGAACAATACTGGCTCATAGCAAAGgatctaatttcaaatttcagtTCGTTCACCATATTACACGTGCATAGAGAGCAAAACGTCAGGGCAGATATACTATCTAAACTCGCCGCCACCAGGGCGGACACACAAACATCAACATTATCACAGCACACACTCACAAAACCGAGCATTGAATTATTATGTATTGAAAACATTAACCACCTCCACGATTGGAGGAAACCCTTCCTTGAATACATATGTACAGGTGCATTACCCAGAGACGAGCTCCATCCTCAACAGTTCAAACGTAAGGCAAGCTTCTACACAAAAATATCAGGAGAGCTATACAGACGAGGTTTCTCACAACCACTACTAAGATGCCTAGACCAAAACCAGGCCAGAGAAGTAATGAATGAAGTCCATGAAGGAGTATGTGGGAACCACATAGGAGGACGAGCTCTCGCCGCAAAAATAATCCGAACAGGATATTATTGGCCGACCATAAAGAGAGATTGCATAGCTAAAGTCAAAACATGCggcaaatgccagaaacatgagGCGATCTCAACCAAGCCAGCCGAAGTACTGCACAGCATggaggtaagctggcctttcTACAGATGGGGGCTTGACATCCTCGGCCCCTTCCCAACAGCACCAGGACAGGTAAAATTCCTTTTGGTATCCATAGATTACTtctcaaaatggatagaagcGCAACCCTTAGCAAAGATAAGAGCTGAAAAGGTACGATCTTTTATTTGGAGAAATATAATATGCCGCTTTGGGATACCAAAAGAAATAATATCAGACAATGGTAGACAATTTACAGACAGTAAGCTCGGattatttctaaaaaatttcaATATTCAACATCGTTTtagctcggtagaacacccacaaactaatgggcaagccgaagctgctaaccGAGTTGTGTTGCAGGCAATAAAGAAGAAACTCGACAACGCAAAAGGAGAATGGGCCGAGTTCATTCCCGAAGTACTCTGGGGCTACAACACCACAATACATAACACTACAGGCGAAACACCCTTCAAGTTGGTCTATGGCTCGGAAGCCCTGATCCCCATTGAGGTCGGATTACCCACGCTAAGAACCGAGCTGTACGATGAACAACAAAACCTAAAGGCCAGGAGCGCCGAGCTTGACTTAGCTGAAGAGGACAGGGAAATCGCCGCAATCAAACAAAGGGCCCagaagaaaataatagaaagaaaatatAACAGGAAGGTGATTCCGAGAATATTCAACAAAGACGACCTTGTGCTCAGACGAACAGAGGAAGCCAGGAGACCTCCAGCTCATGgcaagctcgccgcaaattgggaGGGCCCCTTCCGTGTCACCAAAGTGCTCGGCAAGGGAGCATATCAACTCCAAACATTACA